A single region of the Streptomyces sp. AM 4-1-1 genome encodes:
- a CDS encoding helix-turn-helix transcriptional regulator, with the protein MAAKLDYHWHLRKVMADRGLFSTTDLIPLLDKRGITLSSSQVYRLVVERPERLSLKILMALLDILDCTMDDLIEPTAAAGAETTTRTKKAVGAEAGVGDLRPKRARIRGFERP; encoded by the coding sequence ATGGCCGCGAAGCTCGACTACCACTGGCACTTGCGCAAGGTCATGGCCGACCGAGGGCTCTTCTCCACCACCGACCTCATCCCGCTGCTGGACAAGCGGGGCATCACCCTTTCGTCCAGCCAGGTCTACCGGCTCGTCGTCGAGCGCCCCGAGCGGCTCAGCCTGAAGATCCTCATGGCCCTGCTCGACATCCTCGACTGCACCATGGACGACCTCATCGAGCCGACCGCCGCGGCGGGTGCCGAAACCACTACCCGCACAAAGAAGGCTGTCGGTGCCGAGGCAGGTGTCGGTGACCTGCGACCCAAGCGAGCCCGCATCCGCGGTTTCGAGCGGCCGTGA
- a CDS encoding tyrosine-type recombinase/integrase: MGLQRRAELAGAAHLELVSGVVQLRPQDAMVEAMVRGWRAQQAARGLREDTVTARERLVRRFLEHTNEYPWAWTPGHVDEWSLWLTSEKHLAPSTIRSYQGSLRLFSEFLIDGRYGWSVACEDAFGTHPVAICHEWNTIAHLNDYEGRPEARPFTREEIQRFLDYADDQVDRAVRAKRKGALAAYRDATLFKVIYGWGLRRTETSKLDVVDFGRNAKAPQFGRYGTLNVRYGKAKKGQPPRRRNVLSVMDWAVDAVADYVENVRPRFGCEDHPALWVTERGGRVKPAEINARFVAYRDALKLPKALTVHSARHSYVTHLTEDGVDRRFLQQQVGHENDSSTAIYTHVSDDFMNTMLHRALAPALASFPANKDR, from the coding sequence GTGGGTCTACAGCGACGCGCCGAGCTGGCGGGGGCAGCTCACCTGGAGCTGGTGTCCGGGGTTGTCCAGCTGCGTCCGCAGGACGCGATGGTCGAAGCCATGGTGCGGGGCTGGCGGGCCCAACAAGCCGCTCGCGGGCTCCGGGAGGACACGGTCACCGCTCGGGAACGGCTCGTACGGCGGTTTCTGGAGCACACGAACGAATACCCGTGGGCCTGGACGCCCGGCCACGTGGACGAGTGGTCACTGTGGCTGACCAGCGAGAAGCACCTCGCGCCGTCCACGATCCGCAGTTATCAGGGCAGCCTGCGCCTGTTCAGCGAGTTCTTGATCGACGGCCGCTACGGCTGGTCGGTGGCCTGCGAGGACGCTTTCGGCACTCACCCCGTGGCCATCTGCCACGAGTGGAACACCATCGCCCACCTCAACGACTACGAGGGGCGCCCCGAGGCGAGGCCGTTCACCCGCGAGGAGATCCAACGCTTCCTCGACTACGCCGACGACCAGGTCGATCGAGCGGTACGGGCCAAGCGCAAGGGAGCCCTCGCCGCCTACCGCGATGCCACCCTCTTCAAGGTCATCTATGGGTGGGGTCTGCGCCGGACGGAGACATCGAAGCTGGATGTGGTCGACTTCGGGCGGAACGCGAAGGCACCGCAGTTCGGCCGGTACGGCACCCTCAACGTCCGCTACGGCAAGGCGAAGAAGGGGCAGCCGCCGCGCCGTCGGAACGTGCTGTCGGTGATGGACTGGGCGGTGGACGCGGTCGCCGATTACGTGGAGAACGTACGGCCGCGGTTCGGCTGCGAGGATCACCCCGCCTTGTGGGTGACCGAGCGGGGCGGCCGGGTCAAGCCGGCCGAGATCAACGCCCGGTTCGTCGCCTACCGCGACGCGCTGAAGCTCCCGAAGGCGCTGACGGTCCACTCCGCTCGCCACTCCTACGTCACCCACCTCACAGAGGACGGGGTTGACCGCCGGTTTCTCCAGCAGCAAGTCGGTCACGAGAATGACAGCTCCACCGCTATCTACACCCACGTCAGCGACGACTTCATGAACACCATGCTCCACAGGGCACTTGCGCCCGCGCTCGCCTCGTTCCCCGCAAACAAGGACCGCTGA
- a CDS encoding type 1 glutamine amidotransferase domain-containing protein, with protein sequence MPKKILFALTSHDSLGSTGRRTGFYVPEVAHPAAVFRKAGYALDYVSVRGGAAPQDGINPDDGVVADFLADPATQDALATTVTAKEVDAEEYDAIYFAGGHGTMWDFPEAEDLASLTAAIYERGGTVAAVCHGPAGLVNVKLADGSYLVEGKQVSAFTNEEEAAVGLTDVVPFLLESTLAERGAKITKTGNFAEHAVADQRLVTGQNPASAARVAELVVEQLTTR encoded by the coding sequence ATGCCGAAGAAGATCCTTTTCGCCCTCACCAGCCATGACTCGCTCGGTTCCACCGGGCGAAGGACCGGTTTCTACGTGCCAGAGGTCGCCCATCCCGCGGCCGTCTTCCGGAAGGCCGGTTACGCACTCGACTACGTCTCGGTCCGGGGCGGCGCCGCCCCGCAGGACGGCATCAACCCCGATGACGGCGTCGTCGCCGACTTCCTCGCCGACCCCGCGACCCAGGACGCGCTGGCCACGACCGTCACCGCGAAGGAGGTCGACGCCGAGGAGTACGACGCGATCTACTTCGCCGGTGGCCACGGCACCATGTGGGACTTCCCGGAGGCCGAAGACCTCGCCTCGCTCACGGCGGCGATCTACGAGCGCGGTGGCACGGTCGCCGCGGTCTGCCACGGCCCCGCCGGTCTGGTGAACGTGAAGCTCGCCGACGGTTCGTATCTGGTGGAGGGCAAGCAGGTGTCGGCCTTCACCAATGAGGAGGAGGCCGCGGTGGGCCTCACCGATGTCGTGCCGTTCCTGCTGGAGAGCACCCTCGCCGAACGCGGCGCGAAGATCACCAAGACCGGCAACTTCGCCGAGCACGCCGTCGCCGACCAGCGGCTGGTGACGGGCCAGAACCCCGCTTCCGCCGCCCGCGTGGCCGAACTGGTCGTCGAGCAGCTGACCACCCGCTGA
- a CDS encoding integrase — translation MKRIEQGWTRAGLAYVLVPRDRRVAGDRVPALAGWKDLAEREDRVGIHPGDPILLSPDYRIDEALSRYLCRSSFARLAPETKRNYTDDYCLFFDFLWGRGKWWSEASSDDLWDFEDWRTRSMRNPRRVGGARWNRGLAALIRLYEWAVQREHVMVNPVIMRSFVGRNGERLLVPAARAKNARSSEVRWLTPRAFRRWVEVGLLGYGANGVPSLGWAGRLADRNGAFADLLFSSGLRLTEGASLLTLEIPRLRLEGGRYYVGRLARVVTKSKRARTFYVSSVVAGEIEGYVESSRARIVRRAQALGRYDDLPTRLVTHETGRHRRVLHWRDRDGVIGQTPLAEATVEERMSFFTEGQDGPEPLWLWLNEAGLPLQSASWEGVFRAANERCEAVLSPVMDEPPFCTPHMCRHSFALLMLVVLNHHGPAHGADAGGAKGLPSAVRRSVADGAGPARSCPAGDHEGGVPQPSGIASGGRETAGREVRAGPKEDSVLLQLGGLSWEFGNRIPSDAGFAL, via the coding sequence TTGAAGCGGATCGAACAGGGGTGGACGCGTGCCGGGTTGGCGTACGTACTGGTGCCGAGGGACCGCCGGGTGGCGGGGGACCGAGTGCCCGCTCTGGCCGGGTGGAAGGACCTGGCGGAGCGTGAGGACCGAGTTGGAATTCATCCTGGGGATCCAATTCTTCTTTCTCCGGACTACCGGATCGATGAGGCGCTGAGTCGGTACCTGTGCCGGTCGTCGTTCGCCCGTCTCGCGCCGGAGACGAAGCGGAACTACACCGACGACTACTGCCTGTTCTTCGACTTCCTGTGGGGCCGTGGGAAGTGGTGGAGCGAGGCGTCGTCAGACGATCTGTGGGACTTCGAGGACTGGCGGACCCGGTCGATGCGGAATCCGCGCCGGGTCGGTGGGGCGCGGTGGAACCGCGGGCTTGCCGCGCTGATCAGGCTGTACGAGTGGGCGGTGCAGCGCGAGCACGTGATGGTCAACCCGGTGATCATGCGCTCGTTCGTCGGCAGGAACGGCGAGCGGCTTCTGGTACCGGCGGCTCGGGCGAAAAACGCCCGCAGCAGCGAGGTCCGTTGGCTGACGCCACGGGCGTTTCGCCGCTGGGTTGAGGTCGGGTTACTCGGGTACGGCGCGAACGGCGTCCCGTCACTGGGGTGGGCAGGGCGGCTTGCGGACCGCAACGGCGCCTTCGCTGATCTGCTGTTCTCTTCTGGTCTGCGGCTGACGGAGGGGGCTTCGTTGTTGACTCTGGAGATCCCGCGTCTTCGGTTGGAGGGTGGTCGGTACTACGTGGGGCGGCTCGCTCGGGTGGTGACGAAGTCGAAGCGGGCGCGCACGTTCTACGTCTCCTCTGTGGTGGCGGGGGAGATCGAGGGGTACGTCGAGTCCTCGCGCGCCCGGATTGTTCGACGCGCACAGGCCTTGGGCCGCTATGACGATCTGCCGACGCGGCTGGTGACCCACGAGACCGGTCGACACCGGCGTGTGCTGCACTGGCGCGATCGGGACGGGGTGATCGGGCAGACTCCGCTGGCCGAGGCGACGGTGGAGGAGCGGATGAGCTTCTTCACCGAGGGCCAGGATGGTCCGGAGCCGCTGTGGCTGTGGCTGAACGAGGCGGGTCTGCCGCTCCAGTCGGCTTCGTGGGAGGGCGTGTTCCGGGCCGCGAACGAGCGCTGCGAGGCAGTGCTGTCGCCGGTGATGGATGAACCGCCGTTCTGCACGCCGCACATGTGCCGGCACAGCTTCGCGTTGTTGATGCTCGTGGTCCTCAACCACCATGGACCGGCGCATGGGGCTGACGCCGGAGGAGCGAAGGGACTTCCGTCTGCTGTACGGCGATCCGTGGCGGATGGTGCAGGACCTGCTCGGTCATGCCCAGCTGGAGACCACGAAGGCGGTGTACCTCAACCCTCAGGAATTGCATCAGGCGGGCGAGAAACCGCAGGTCGCGAGGTCAGGGCAGGTCCAAAGGAGGACTCTGTCCTCCTGCAACTTGGCGGCCTGAGCTGGGAGTTTGGTAATCGGATCCCATCTGATGCAGGATTTGCCCTCTGA